One segment of Cryptococcus neoformans var. grubii H99 chromosome 2, complete sequence DNA contains the following:
- a CDS encoding F-type H -transporting ATPase subunit delta — protein MFASRLTPALRALPRQASALRVARRGYAEAATDGKLQLSLVLPHQSLYSSSGVIQVNIPAATGDMGILANHVPSVEALRPGVIEVIEENGQQGKKWFVSAGFATVHGNNALTINAVEAYPLDKFSPESIKSGLADANRVLGSNAPESEKAEARIEVDVYEGLQAALSK, from the exons ATGTTCGCCTCCCGACTCACCCCTGCTCTCCGTGCCCTCCCCCGACAGGCTTCCGCCCTCCGAGTCGCTCGACGTGGGTACGCTGAGGCTGCCACCGACGGCAAGTTGCAGTTGAGTTTGGTCCTCCCCCACCAG TCCCtctactcttcttccggtgTCATTCAAGTCAACATTCCCGCCGCTACTGGTGACATGGGTATCCTCGCCAACCACGTTCCTTCCGTCGAGGCTCTCAGGCCTGGTGTGATTGAGGTTATCGAGGAGAACGGACAGCAGGGCAAGAAGTGGTTTG TTTCCGCCGGTTTCGCCACCGTCCACGGCAACAACGCTCTTACCATCAACGCCGTTGAGGCTTACCCCCTTGACAAGTTCTCTCCCGAG AGCATCAAGTCCGGTCTTGCCGACGCCAACCGAGTCCTCGGCTCAAACGCTCCTGAATCTGAGAAGGCTGAGGCTAGGATCGAGGTTGACGTTTACGAGGGTCTCCAGGCCGCGCTCTCCAAGTAA